A genomic window from Winogradskyella sp. J14-2 includes:
- a CDS encoding heparan-alpha-glucosaminide N-acetyltransferase domain-containing protein yields MSKQRLYFIDAVRAFAILMMLQGHFIDTLLDVSYRDDNNTVFIVWKYFRGITAPTFFTISGLIFSYLLIKAKRSGNVAFRIKKGLYRGLLLIGIGYLLRAPIFQWLYGNFNSPYFLLIDVLQCIGLSLILVVGIYKFTLKKTLLFSALMCFFGFTLFLTEPLYRFLDLPNVPRVFANWLTKDYGSVFNIIPWFGYVAFGAFIATIFYRYLERPKFKVGIILGFIFCGLFFIFKSSWLLMQLYFITDIELLKDVAYYNYLFTRLGNVLILFAVFYAIEQYIKQPLLLKIGQKTLSIYVIHFIIIYGSFTGVGLHQILGKTLLPWQAIIGAVLFLTLVCFISFYYVKTNAFLYNNVRRLIKKLKRI; encoded by the coding sequence TTGAGCAAACAACGTCTTTATTTTATTGATGCTGTAAGAGCTTTTGCTATCTTAATGATGTTACAGGGTCATTTTATTGACACACTCTTAGATGTGTCTTACAGAGATGACAATAATACAGTTTTTATTGTGTGGAAATATTTTAGAGGTATTACTGCACCAACCTTTTTTACAATTTCTGGATTAATATTCTCCTACCTACTAATAAAAGCAAAACGCAGCGGTAACGTAGCGTTTAGAATAAAAAAAGGATTATACAGAGGTCTTTTATTAATAGGTATAGGCTACCTTTTGCGTGCACCAATTTTTCAATGGCTATATGGTAATTTTAATTCACCTTACTTCTTACTTATAGATGTATTACAATGTATAGGGTTATCACTCATTTTAGTGGTTGGAATTTATAAATTTACCTTAAAAAAAACACTTTTGTTTTCAGCACTAATGTGTTTTTTTGGTTTTACTCTTTTTCTTACAGAACCGCTTTATAGATTCTTAGATTTACCAAATGTACCAAGAGTTTTTGCTAATTGGCTAACAAAAGACTATGGCTCTGTTTTTAATATTATTCCATGGTTTGGATATGTTGCCTTTGGTGCTTTTATAGCCACTATCTTCTACAGGTACCTAGAACGGCCAAAATTTAAAGTTGGTATTATATTAGGTTTTATATTTTGCGGACTGTTTTTTATTTTTAAGTCTAGTTGGCTTTTAATGCAATTATATTTTATTACAGATATAGAGCTTTTAAAGGACGTGGCTTATTATAATTATTTGTTTACCAGATTGGGTAACGTACTGATACTGTTTGCTGTTTTCTATGCAATAGAGCAATATATAAAACAACCGTTATTACTTAAAATAGGACAAAAAACCCTATCCATATATGTTATTCACTTTATAATTATTTATGGAAGCTTTACAGGTGTAGGATTACATCAAATCCTAGGAAAAACCTTATTGCCTTGGCAAGCCATTATTGGTGCAGTTTTATTTTTAACATTAGTGTGTTTTATTTCGTTTTACTATGTAAAAACAAACGCTTTTTTATATAACAACGTACGTCGTTTAATAAAAAAACTAAAACGGATTTAG
- a CDS encoding YebC/PmpR family DNA-binding transcriptional regulator, giving the protein MGRAFEFRKARKMKRWSAMSKAFTRIGKDIVMAVKEGGPDPDSNSRLRAVIQNAKSVNMPKDNIERAIKRASDKNQGDYKEVIFEGYAQHGIAVLIETATDNNTRTVANVRSYFNKCDGSLGTSGSVVFMFDHTCNFKIKGDDLDLEALELELIDFGVEEIFEDTDTDADGNEVTSVIIYAPFESFGSIQSYLEDNNIEIVSSGFERIPQVTKKLTPEQAEDVEKLLEKLEEDDDVQNVYHTMEEIEG; this is encoded by the coding sequence ATGGGAAGAGCTTTTGAATTTAGAAAAGCAAGAAAAATGAAACGGTGGTCTGCCATGAGTAAAGCTTTTACTCGTATTGGCAAAGACATTGTAATGGCTGTAAAAGAAGGTGGACCAGATCCAGACAGCAACTCCCGTCTAAGGGCAGTAATACAGAATGCAAAATCTGTAAATATGCCAAAAGATAATATAGAACGCGCCATAAAGCGTGCCTCAGATAAAAACCAGGGAGACTATAAAGAAGTAATTTTCGAAGGTTACGCGCAACACGGCATTGCAGTTCTCATAGAAACAGCAACAGATAATAATACGCGTACAGTTGCGAATGTTCGTAGCTATTTTAACAAATGTGACGGTAGCTTGGGCACATCTGGTTCTGTAGTTTTTATGTTTGATCATACCTGTAATTTTAAAATAAAAGGTGATGATTTAGATTTAGAAGCACTAGAGCTCGAACTTATAGATTTTGGTGTAGAAGAAATCTTTGAAGATACCGACACAGATGCAGACGGAAATGAGGTAACTAGCGTTATAATATATGCGCCTTTTGAAAGTTTTGGTAGTATACAATCTTACTTAGAAGATAATAATATTGAAATTGTTTCGTCTGGTTTTGAGCGTATTCCACAGGTTACAAAAAAACTTACACCAGAGCAGGCTGAAGACGTAGAAAAACTTCTCGAAAAGCTAGAGGAAGATGATGACGTTCAAAATGTGTATCATACAATGGAAGAAATAGAAGGCTAA
- a CDS encoding 4a-hydroxytetrahydrobiopterin dehydratase, which translates to MKLDDSTIEKKLLHFPEWEYYDNAIHAELEFNNFKDCFSAMSRIAFECEALNHHPNWSNVYNVLKISLSTHDAGGVTQKDFDLAEAIEAIVEAED; encoded by the coding sequence ATGAAATTAGATGATTCTACAATTGAAAAAAAATTGCTTCACTTTCCTGAATGGGAATATTATGATAATGCTATTCATGCAGAACTAGAATTTAACAACTTTAAAGATTGTTTTAGCGCTATGAGCAGAATTGCTTTTGAGTGTGAAGCATTAAATCATCATCCCAATTGGAGTAACGTATACAACGTTTTAAAAATATCGTTATCTACGCATGATGCAGGTGGTGTAACGCAAAAAGATTTTGACCTAGCTGAAGCTATAGAAGCTATTGTAGAAGCAGAAGATTAG
- a CDS encoding sugar nucleotide-binding protein yields the protein MKKHLSKHRILILGASGYIGNALYKELGPYFKTYGTYRTPKKMFESNKHFFQYNVEEDDVYEILNATKPTIVISVIRGDFTAQTIAHQHIAEYALEYGTKIIFLSSANVFDAYSKYPSYELDKTLSHSIYGHFKIKIENMLLRLPKKQVAILRLPMVFGQQCPRIQEMKLCIAENESVEIFPNLIMNVTLDKKVTQQIHYIINRNKYGIFHLGSTDLVHHDEFVKQILEAISPQKVSLKHVYTTNDDRYLAVLPKFNKLPKHLQITSDKVLEELIK from the coding sequence ATGAAGAAGCATTTAAGCAAACACAGAATCCTTATTCTTGGGGCTAGTGGCTACATAGGTAATGCCCTTTATAAGGAATTGGGCCCTTATTTTAAAACCTATGGCACCTATAGAACTCCCAAAAAAATGTTTGAAAGTAATAAACATTTTTTTCAATATAATGTTGAAGAAGACGATGTTTACGAAATTTTAAATGCTACAAAACCCACAATTGTAATTTCTGTAATTAGAGGAGATTTTACCGCACAGACCATTGCACATCAACACATCGCTGAGTATGCACTAGAGTATGGCACAAAAATTATCTTTTTGTCATCTGCCAATGTTTTTGATGCATACAGCAAATACCCAAGTTACGAGCTAGATAAAACGTTAAGTCATAGCATTTATGGGCATTTTAAAATAAAAATTGAGAATATGTTGCTACGTCTGCCAAAAAAACAAGTAGCTATATTAAGGTTACCAATGGTTTTTGGTCAACAATGTCCCAGAATACAAGAAATGAAACTATGTATTGCAGAAAACGAATCGGTTGAAATCTTTCCCAATCTCATTATGAATGTTACACTAGATAAAAAAGTAACACAGCAAATCCATTACATTATTAATAGAAACAAATATGGGATATTTCATTTAGGAAGTACAGATTTGGTGCATCATGATGAATTTGTAAAACAGATTTTAGAAGCAATTAGTCCCCAAAAAGTATCACTAAAGCATGTTTACACCACTAACGACGACCGTTACCTTGCCGTTTTACCAAAGTTTAATAAATTACCTAAGCATCTTCAAATTACCAGTGATAAGGTTTTAGAAGAACTTATAAAATAA
- the gcvT gene encoding glycine cleavage system aminomethyltransferase GcvT, protein MKNTALTETHVALGAKMVPFAGYNMPVQYEGVNIEHETVRKAVGVFDVSHMGEFLIEGPHALELIQKVSSNDASKLEIGKAQYSCLPNDDGGIVDDLIIYKVKDETYLLVVNASNIEKDWNWITSKNDVGADMRDLSEDYSLLAIQGPKAVEAMQSLSSHDLSAITFYNFVVGDFAGIEHVIISATGYTGSGGFEIYCKNSEVKQIWDKVLEAGADFGIKPIGLAARDTLRLEMGYCLYGNDIDDTTSPIEAGLSWICKFNKEFTNSEALQAEKERTPEHKLVAFKLDERGIPRQGYDIVDNNGNTIGNVTSGTMSPSLGIGIGLGYVPKVFSKVDSKINIQVRKKAIPATVVKLPFYKG, encoded by the coding sequence ATGAAAAATACTGCTTTAACAGAAACACACGTAGCTCTAGGCGCAAAAATGGTTCCTTTTGCAGGATACAATATGCCTGTACAATATGAAGGTGTAAACATAGAACACGAAACTGTACGTAAAGCTGTTGGTGTTTTTGATGTGTCTCATATGGGCGAATTTTTAATTGAAGGCCCACATGCTTTAGAGCTTATTCAAAAAGTATCGAGTAATGACGCTTCAAAATTAGAAATTGGAAAAGCACAATACAGTTGCTTACCAAATGATGATGGAGGAATTGTAGACGATCTAATTATTTATAAAGTTAAAGACGAAACCTATTTACTTGTTGTAAATGCCAGTAATATTGAAAAAGACTGGAACTGGATTACTTCAAAAAATGATGTTGGTGCAGATATGCGAGATTTAAGTGAAGATTATTCACTTTTAGCAATACAAGGTCCAAAAGCTGTTGAAGCTATGCAGTCATTATCTAGTCATGATTTATCTGCTATTACATTCTACAATTTTGTTGTTGGTGATTTTGCAGGTATAGAGCATGTAATTATCTCTGCTACTGGTTACACTGGTAGTGGTGGTTTTGAGATATATTGTAAAAACTCTGAAGTAAAGCAAATTTGGGATAAAGTATTAGAAGCTGGTGCCGACTTCGGCATTAAGCCAATTGGCTTAGCAGCAAGAGACACCTTACGTTTAGAAATGGGTTATTGTTTATATGGAAATGATATAGATGATACTACGTCGCCAATTGAAGCTGGTTTAAGTTGGATTTGCAAATTCAACAAAGAATTTACAAACAGTGAAGCCTTACAAGCAGAAAAAGAACGCACACCAGAGCACAAATTAGTCGCTTTTAAGTTAGACGAAAGAGGTATTCCACGTCAAGGTTACGACATAGTAGATAATAATGGTAATACCATTGGTAATGTAACTTCTGGTACAATGAGCCCTAGCTTAGGGATTGGCATTGGCCTAGGTTATGTGCCTAAAGTTTTCTCTAAAGTAGATAGTAAAATTAATATTCAGGTGCGTAAAAAGGCTATTCCTGCAACGGTTGTAAAATTACCGTTTTATAAAGGATAA
- a CDS encoding FAD-binding and (Fe-S)-binding domain-containing protein: MTANLEAHLQILSKNFEGEIYFDDLMLKLYATDASVYRMLPTAVALPKTKADIKKLIAFANIHNIGLIPRTAGTSLAGQVVGKGIIVDVSKYFTQIIKVNEVKKTVTVQPGVVRDQLNNHLKPYGLFFGPNTSTSNRCMIGGMVGNNSSGTTSIQYGVTRDKVLSLKTLLSNGSEAAFETITKDDFLRKTKENTLEGHIYKSIYEELKSESVQKQIKENFPKASIHRRNTGYAIDELIKSEVFSNSASERSQSSKFNMCKLLAGSEGTLAFTTEITLQLDDLPPKNSAMVAFHFESIANCMKAVKPLMQHNLHTCEMMDDTILNLTKHNKMQQENRVFIEGNPTAILMCELKAETQGALDLEIKNLVKTADELGLSYAAPILKGENITKALELRKAGLGLLGNMIGDKKAVACIEDTAVALDDLDAYIEEFTTLMRSYNQNAVYYAHAGAGELHLRPILDLKQSEDVKLFRAITTDVAKLVKKYQGSMSGEHGDGIVRAEFIPLMIGEANYQLLKRIKSAFDVDNIFNPGKIVDAFPMDKNLRYKSDREEPQIETFLDFSHSKGILREAEKCNGSGDCRKLPEFGGVMCPSYRATRNEKDTTRARANALREYLTNSEKKNKFNHKELKDVFSLCLSCKACASECPSSVDVASLKAEFLYQYQKENGVTFKDKFYANATKYNRMASRFPSLANVLFTTKFIRGFMNASLDLHPKRSLPLFSKSFSKWAKKKSFLVRNPIKEVYLFVDEFSNSLEFDIVLDLKVLLFNLGYNVIDISHLESGRSFLSKGFLKEAKAIADKNITFFKNFINDDFPLIGIEPSAILTFKDEYLKLADDKMAAKSIADRTFLIEEFIQKEIEIGNITSNQFTKESKTVKFHGHCYQKASGNQKSSFDILNLPKNYKVTIIPSGCCGMAGSFGYEKDNYEISMQIGEQTLFPAVRKASDDTIIAANGTSCRHQIKDGTGRIAKHPVSILREALV, from the coding sequence ATGACTGCAAATTTAGAAGCACATTTACAGATCTTAAGCAAGAATTTTGAAGGCGAAATTTACTTTGATGATTTAATGCTGAAGCTCTACGCGACCGATGCATCAGTATATAGAATGTTGCCAACAGCAGTGGCTTTGCCCAAAACAAAAGCAGATATTAAAAAACTTATTGCGTTTGCAAATATTCATAATATAGGACTTATACCCAGAACTGCCGGAACTTCTTTGGCAGGGCAAGTTGTGGGCAAAGGTATTATAGTAGATGTTTCTAAATATTTTACTCAAATTATAAAGGTCAATGAGGTTAAAAAAACTGTTACAGTTCAACCTGGTGTGGTAAGAGATCAACTAAATAACCATCTAAAACCTTATGGTTTGTTTTTTGGACCTAATACCTCCACATCAAATCGTTGTATGATTGGTGGTATGGTAGGTAATAATTCTTCAGGAACTACATCGATTCAGTATGGTGTAACACGAGATAAGGTACTAAGTTTAAAAACACTTTTAAGTAACGGGAGTGAAGCTGCCTTTGAGACAATAACAAAAGATGATTTTCTTCGAAAAACAAAAGAAAACACCTTAGAAGGGCATATTTATAAATCGATTTATGAAGAATTAAAATCTGAATCAGTACAAAAACAAATAAAGGAGAACTTCCCTAAAGCCAGTATTCATAGAAGAAATACAGGTTATGCGATCGATGAATTAATTAAATCTGAAGTTTTCTCTAATTCGGCATCTGAGCGTAGTCAAAGTTCAAAATTCAACATGTGCAAATTGCTAGCAGGAAGTGAAGGTACACTTGCATTTACAACAGAAATAACGCTTCAACTAGATGATTTACCACCAAAAAATAGTGCTATGGTGGCTTTTCATTTTGAAAGCATAGCAAATTGTATGAAGGCTGTAAAACCATTAATGCAACACAATTTGCATACGTGTGAGATGATGGATGACACTATATTAAATCTCACAAAGCATAATAAAATGCAGCAAGAAAACAGAGTATTTATAGAAGGAAATCCTACAGCTATTTTAATGTGCGAGCTAAAAGCTGAAACTCAAGGCGCATTAGATCTTGAAATTAAAAACCTTGTAAAGACAGCTGATGAGCTCGGTTTAAGTTATGCAGCTCCAATTCTTAAAGGCGAAAACATTACCAAAGCATTAGAGTTGCGGAAAGCAGGTTTAGGGCTTTTGGGCAACATGATTGGTGATAAAAAAGCAGTGGCTTGTATTGAAGATACTGCTGTGGCTTTAGATGATTTGGATGCTTACATTGAAGAGTTTACAACACTTATGCGCTCTTATAACCAAAACGCAGTGTACTATGCGCATGCTGGAGCTGGTGAATTGCATCTTAGACCAATTTTAGATTTAAAACAGTCTGAGGATGTTAAATTGTTTAGAGCTATAACCACTGATGTCGCCAAACTTGTAAAGAAATATCAAGGCTCTATGTCTGGCGAGCATGGTGATGGTATTGTGCGTGCTGAGTTTATTCCTTTAATGATTGGTGAAGCAAATTATCAATTATTAAAACGAATAAAATCAGCCTTTGATGTTGATAATATTTTTAATCCTGGAAAGATTGTAGATGCTTTTCCAATGGATAAAAATTTACGGTACAAAAGTGATAGAGAAGAACCGCAAATAGAAACGTTTTTAGATTTTTCACACTCCAAAGGTATTCTTCGTGAAGCCGAAAAATGCAATGGGTCTGGTGATTGTAGAAAGTTACCAGAGTTTGGTGGAGTAATGTGTCCGAGTTACAGAGCTACACGAAACGAAAAAGATACCACAAGAGCGCGAGCTAATGCGTTACGTGAGTATTTAACAAATTCTGAAAAGAAGAATAAATTTAACCATAAAGAATTAAAAGATGTTTTTAGCCTTTGCCTAAGCTGTAAAGCATGTGCAAGTGAATGTCCAAGTAGTGTAGATGTCGCAAGCTTAAAAGCCGAATTTTTATATCAATATCAAAAAGAAAACGGAGTAACTTTTAAAGATAAGTTTTATGCCAATGCAACTAAGTATAACAGAATGGCATCTCGTTTTCCTAGTTTAGCTAATGTATTATTTACAACAAAATTTATACGAGGTTTTATGAATGCTTCTTTAGATCTTCATCCTAAAAGAAGTTTGCCTTTGTTTTCTAAATCATTTTCTAAATGGGCTAAAAAGAAATCATTTCTTGTACGAAACCCAATTAAAGAAGTTTACTTGTTTGTAGATGAGTTTAGTAACTCTTTAGAATTTGATATAGTTTTAGATCTTAAAGTATTACTTTTTAATTTAGGGTATAATGTTATAGATATAAGTCATTTAGAAAGCGGTAGAAGTTTTTTGTCTAAAGGGTTTTTAAAAGAGGCTAAGGCTATAGCTGATAAGAATATAACGTTCTTTAAAAATTTTATTAATGACGATTTTCCTTTGATAGGTATAGAACCTTCAGCCATATTAACATTTAAAGATGAATACTTAAAATTAGCAGATGATAAAATGGCAGCAAAATCTATTGCAGATCGTACTTTTTTGATAGAAGAGTTCATTCAAAAAGAAATTGAAATAGGTAACATTACTTCCAATCAATTTACCAAAGAAAGCAAAACGGTTAAATTTCATGGCCATTGCTATCAAAAGGCGTCAGGTAATCAAAAATCAAGTTTCGATATTCTTAATTTACCAAAAAATTACAAAGTTACCATAATACCAAGTGGCTGCTGTGGAATGGCAGGTAGTTTTGGCTATGAAAAAGATAACTATGAAATTAGTATGCAAATAGGTGAGCAAACGTTGTTTCCTGCTGTAAGAAAAGCGTCAGATGATACTATAATTGCAGCAAATGGCACAAGTTGTAGACATCAAATAAAAGATGGTACAGGACGTATTGCTAAGCATCCTGTTTCAATTCTTAGAGAAGCTTTAGTTTAA
- a CDS encoding UDP-2,3-diacylglucosamine diphosphatase — protein MNLKRKVEIAVISDVHLGTFGCQAKQLLTYLNSIEPKKLILNGDIVDIWQFKKRYFPKSHLSVIKKVMDFAANGTEVIYITGNHDEMLRKFTDTAIGNISIVNKLVLDLDGKKAWFFHGDVFDISIQNAKWLAKLGGWGYDLLILMNSVVNWGLEKLGKERYSLSKRIKNSVKGAVKYINDFEKVATDLAIKNGYDYVVCGHIHQPKMLIKENKHGKTTYLNSGDWVENFTALEYQFKRWKVYNYNNDKLSPFFADEDLKDMDVKDLIAAITIVEQPKKKKLN, from the coding sequence TTGAATTTAAAGAGAAAAGTAGAAATAGCGGTAATATCTGATGTTCATTTAGGAACGTTTGGCTGCCAGGCCAAACAACTTTTAACCTACTTAAACAGTATTGAGCCTAAGAAGTTAATTCTTAACGGCGATATTGTTGATATCTGGCAATTTAAAAAACGTTACTTCCCAAAATCTCATTTAAGCGTTATAAAAAAAGTGATGGACTTTGCTGCAAATGGCACTGAAGTCATTTACATTACAGGCAACCATGATGAAATGCTTAGAAAATTTACCGATACAGCCATCGGAAACATCTCTATTGTAAATAAACTAGTTCTTGATTTAGATGGTAAAAAGGCATGGTTTTTTCATGGTGATGTTTTTGATATTTCTATACAAAATGCTAAATGGCTTGCCAAGCTTGGTGGTTGGGGATATGACCTTTTAATTTTAATGAATAGCGTGGTGAATTGGGGATTAGAGAAGCTTGGAAAAGAGCGATATTCCCTTTCTAAACGCATTAAAAACAGTGTTAAAGGTGCTGTGAAGTATATAAATGACTTTGAAAAAGTTGCTACTGATCTTGCAATAAAAAATGGTTATGATTATGTGGTTTGCGGTCATATACATCAGCCAAAAATGCTTATTAAAGAAAACAAGCACGGTAAAACCACCTATTTAAACTCTGGTGATTGGGTAGAGAATTTTACGGCATTGGAGTATCAATTTAAACGCTGGAAAGTCTATAACTACAATAATGACAAACTTTCTCCTTTCTTTGCCGACGAAGATCTAAAGGATATGGATGTTAAAGATCTTATTGCTGCCATTACCATTGTAGAGCAACCCAAAAAGAAAAAGTTAAACTAA